The following coding sequences lie in one Arachis hypogaea cultivar Tifrunner chromosome 4, arahy.Tifrunner.gnm2.J5K5, whole genome shotgun sequence genomic window:
- the LOC112796016 gene encoding uncharacterized protein, whose translation MVSLEESGSNNTNRFPLERSYHSVSAISPKTHRRIGRSMRTIRSNFFQDDNSSNSCYSFTEKSTCLSENLSDSVVDLRLGELASRNVIKPTSPVPDEELLDLSHAFSDFSACSSDISGELQRLACLPSPEYVQKSNDAGNGGNQEQETEPEPCVGFLQRENFSTEIIESISPEDLQPTVKLCIDGLQSPSIAVKRSAAAKLRLLAKNRADNRVLIAESGAVPVLVPLLRCSDPMTQEHAVTALLNLSLHEDNKTPITNAGAVKSLIYVLKTGTETSKQNAACALLSLALVEENKSSIGASGAIPPLVSLLMNGSSRGKKDALTTLYKLCSVKQNKERAVSAGAVRPLVELVAEQGSGMAEKAMVVLNSLAAIQEGKDAIVEEGGIAALVEAIEDGSMKGKEFAVLTLLQLCSESAINRAFLVREGAIPPLVALSQSGTARAKHKAETLLRYLRESRQEASSSSS comes from the exons ATGGTTTCGCTGGAGGAATCTGGCTCCAACAACACTAACCGTTTTCCGTTGGAGAGGAGCTACCACTCCGTGTCGGCGATTTCTCCCAAAACGCACCGTCGTATAGGGAGGTCTATGCGAACCATACGCTCCAACTTTTTTCAAGACGATAACAGCAGCAACAGTTGCTACTCTTTTACTGAGAAATCCACGTGCTTATCGGAGAACCTCTCCGACTCCGTCGTCGACCTCCGCCTCGGCGAGCTCGCCTCCAGGAACGTCATCAAGCCTACTTCACCCGTCCCCGATGAGGAACTTCTTGACCTCTCGCACGCCTTCAGTGACTTCTCCGCCTGCAGCAGTGACATCTCCGGTGAACTCCAGCGCCTCGCATGCTTACCTTCGCCGGAATACGTCCAGAAGAGCAACGACGCTGGCAACGGAGGTAACCAGGAACAGGAGACGGAGCCAGAGCCTTGCGTAGGGTTCTTGCAGAGGGAGAATTTCTCCACGGAGATCATCGAGAGCATCTCGCCGGAGGATCTTCAGCCAACAGTGAAGCTCTGCATCGACGGCCTCCAGTCGCCGTCGATCGCCGTAAAGCGATCGGCAGCCGCCAAGCTCCGCCTCTTAGCGAAGAATCGCGCCGATAACAGAGTCCTAATCGCCGAGTCAGGCGCAGTTCCGGTTCTGGTTCCGCTGCTTCGGTGCAGCGATCCGATGACGCAGGAGCACGCGGTGACGGCGCTGCTGAACCTCTCACTCCACGAGGACAACAAGACGCCGATAACCAATGCCGGCGCCGTGAAGTCGCTGATCTACGTGCTCAAGACAGGAACAGAAACCTCGAAGCAGAACGCAGCGTGTGCGCTTCTCAGCTTAGCGCTTGTGGAGGAGAACAAGAGCTCGATCGGCGCATCCGGCGCGATTCCGCCACTGGTGTCGCTGCTGATGAACGGCTCCAGCCGCGGGAAGAAGGACGCGCTGACGACGCTGTACAAGCTGTGCTCGGTGAAGCAGAACAAGGAGCGGGCAGTGAGCGCCGGCGCGGTGAGGCCTCTGGTAGAGCTTGTGGCGGAACAGGGGTCTGGCATGGCGGAGAAGGCTATGGTAGTGCTGAACAGCCTAGCAGCTATTCAAGAAGGAAAAGACGCAATCGTGGAGGAAGGTGGAATTGCTGCTCTGGTTGAAGCGATCGAAGATGGTTCGATGAAGGGAAAGGAGTTCGCCGTATTAACGCTTCTTCAGCTGTGTAGTGAGAGTGCTATCAACCGAGCGTTTCTTGTGAGGGAAGGCGCCATTCCTCCTCTCGTTGCTCTTTCCCAGTCCGGTACTGCTCGAGCTAAGCACAAG GCTGAAACACTCCTTCGATATTTGAGAGAATCAAGACAAGAAGCATCGTCTTCAAGTTCTTAA